The following proteins come from a genomic window of bacterium:
- a CDS encoding type II toxin-antitoxin system prevent-host-death family antitoxin gives MIATLRESKTKLSEFVSLANSGEEILITVHGQPKARLLPASTPLSDTTDWLCDLAALRLSLGQPSTIEKPSALDEVREDRW, from the coding sequence ATGATTGCTACTCTGCGTGAATCTAAGACCAAATTGAGCGAGTTTGTTAGCCTTGCCAATTCAGGCGAGGAGATTTTGATCACTGTTCATGGTCAGCCCAAGGCCCGACTTCTCCCTGCATCGACACCGCTGTCTGATACCACAGATTGGTTATGCGACTTGGCAGCCCTCCGCTTGAGTTTAGGTCAGCCCTCCACAATCGAGAAGCCGAGTGCGCTGGATGAAGTACGGGAGGATCGCTGGTGA